AAAAAATATGTCAGTGGGTTGTGAGAGTATTATAATATGTCTCCTTTCTCACATTAAGTATGTATGTTATTAACAATACTATATTTAGGaagtttttctctctttctatccataATCCTTATTTTAAGCCTCTGAATTCCCAGTGAAAGGGAAAGGAAAGCTAGTGCTCAGGATGAAGCCTTGTTCTCATTGTTCACCTGCTCTCCTTGGCTGTTCTATTTCAAAGAATAAAAGATGAAATACACAATGGAGAATCATCTTTCCTCTCTATAGCTTGAGGAGTATTGTTCATTTACTTAGGAATTAATGTAAGCCTTGTCATTACTCTATTTGGAGGACAGTCCATGCTGACTGAAAGCTGAACTTCATGTTTACTCATCACTAATAGTCAAACATTGGTCTTGTTTGCTCATGTGGCCTTTATTATCTTAGAAAACACAGGTAGAAAACATCAGTATCTCCTCTGGTCAGAAATCATAAAATTTCAAAACCTAAGCAATTTCTGAATCCACCACTAGTTGAAGATAAATATTTACCAATGATAAGCTGGAATTATAAAGAACTTCCATTCAGAGTTCATTAAATCAGAATCTCAATTTTAGTTGACTTCTACTTTGATTAATCCATTTTGATGACACTACactgttatttttttctaatccacTTAGTATGCCACATGAATTCCATTATACTTTAGATTTTAATTAATAAGAGATTATGTGCCTGATTTTACATCAGATCTCCATATCAAGATGTTTAATACATACCTTTTTTTATAGCTTCTCTCATAAAGGTTTCTCCAACGTGTTTAAGAAGGAAAACCTAAAATTTTACCTTAGGGTGTGTGATCTAAGGCTTGAAGTAATCATTATTCATAAAACAGGAAAGCTGTGATGTTGCATCAGGTTATTTCTACAGGATTTCAATACCATTTGACTGTCATCTTCCTGATTATGTGACCTAATTTTTGTTGTTAAGCGTGATATCTGCTACTCTCTCCAGGTTCTTTTAACTAGCATAGTGGAAAGAAGCTAGTGACCAGGTAGCATCACAACTCTATTCCTAGACTTCACCTTCACTGTCCTTTTTTCTTAACTCTCCAACCCAACACTGGATAACAAGCCGATATCagactccttaaaaagccattttCAGGCATTATTTGTATTCTCTTTTACAAATAACGCCATTTGAAGGTGATCAATATTTCTCTTTAACTGCAGATATAGTTGCTAAATTTTGTTATACACACTAAATTCTAAAAATTAATGCCCATTTCTCATCCCACTAATGGATACTCTAAACTCTCCAGGTTATTCCAGAGGACTCACTGAATAAAATGGATGGAGGAAACCAGTCCACAGTGTCAGAATTTGTGTTTCTGGGACTTGTTCACTCATGGAGTATTCAGGTCTTACTCTTCATGGTATTTTTGATGCTTTACCTGATTATTGTATCTggaaatattgtcattttgacctTAATCCTCACTGACCCTCATCTCCATTCCCCCATGTACTTCTTTCTGGCCATCTTGTCCTTTGTTGATATGTGGCTGTCCTCAGTCACCACTCCTAAGATGATTGCTGACTTTCTCAGGGAGAATAAGACCATTTCCTTTGCAGGTTGCATGTGCCAAATTCTATTTGTCCATTTAATTGCAGGAAGTGAGATGGTGCTCCTGGTGGTtatggcctatgaccgctatgtggccatctgcaaACCACTCCACTACTCCACCATTATGAGCCTGCAAAGGTGCATTGGGCTGGTGTTGACATCCTGGACTGTGGGCTTTGTGCATGCCATGAGTCAAATGGCTGTGATTGTGCAGCTGCCTTTCTGTGGCCCCAGGGAAATAGACAGCTTCTTCTGTGACATACCACTGGTGATCAAGCTGGCCTGCATGGATTCTTATAACTTGGAAATAGTAATGAATGCTGACAGTGGAATTGTGGCTGTAACTTGCTTTATCCTCCTGCTGATATCTTACACATACATTCTTCTCACTGTTCGCCAGAGCTCTAAAACTGGTGCATCTAAAGCCCTGTCCACCTGCAGTGCCCACGTCACAGTGGTGATGATTTTTTTTGTGCCCTGCATCTTCATCTATGTGTGGCCCCTCAACATTACCTGGTTGGACAAGTTTCTTGCTGTGTTTTACTCTGTTTTTACACCACTCCTTAATCCAGCCATTTATACACTGAGAAATAAAGAGATGAAAAGTGCTATGAAGCGATTTAGAAACTACTATATGAATTTCAAAGGAAATACATAATGCTGAGAAACATAATTGCGAATACTTGACCTCATAAAATAGTTTAAAATTCAGAgatcctgtttatttatttaataaaatataggCAAATTCCACATTTGTTAATCAGCAAGTAGAACACTATTAATCATTACTCTAATATTCATCCTAATGATCTGTCTACATGATAAATCTCATATAATCAGTTTTCTTGTGCTTTTAACCTTTTAAATAAAAACCTGAAATTTATTTTAGAAAGGCATGCCTTTCTTTTTGGATAGAtaatatcttttttattatttttctttcttttttattgatttttttaaaaaataaatgacagtagaatgtattacaattcttattacacatatacagcacaatttttcatatctctgattgtatataaagtatgttgacaccaattcgtgtcttcacacttgtactttggataatgatgtccatcacattccactgcccttgctaatcccctgcccctttcctttccctcccacgccttttccctatctagaattaatctattcctcccatgctccccctccctaccacactatgagtcagcctccttatatcagagaaaacatttgaaatttgtttttttgggggattggctaacttcacttagcattatcttctccaaagccatccatttacctgcaaacgccatgattttattctcttttattgctgagtaaaattccatcgtGTGCAtatgctgcattttttttttaatccattcgtccactgaagggcatctaggttggcttcacagtttagctcttgtgaattgtgctgatatgaacattgatgtggctgtgcccctgtagtatgctgtttttaagtcttttgggtacagACCGAGGATCGGGATagcggagaaaagatagcatcttcaacaaatggtgctggaaaaactggaaatccgtgtgcaacaaaatgaaattaaactcctatctctcaccagacacaaaacttaactcaaagtggatcaaggacctaggaattaaatcagagactttgtgtctaatagaagaaaaagtaggccctaatcttcatcatgtgggattaggccccaacttcctttccttaatgagactcctataccacagaattaaaaccaagaattaataaatggattggaatcaaattaaaaagtttcttctcagcaaaagaaataaactgtgagtctacatcctgggagaaaatttttatccctcatacatcagatacaacactaatctctagggtatataaagaactcaaaatgctAAGCActgaaaacacaaataacccaatcaataaatgggccaaggatccaaacagcacttctcagaggaggatatacaatcaatcaacacatatataaaaaattgctcataatctctagtaattagagaaatgcaaatcaaaactacttaagATATCACCTCACTATagtcagaatgtcagctattatgaagacaaacaataagtattggtgaggatgtagggaaaaaggcatactcatacattgctagtgggactgcaaattggtgcagccaatatggaaagcagtacgaagattcctcagaaatctgggaatggaaccaccatttgacccggttatccctctcctcggtctatacccaaaagacttaaaaatatcaTACTATTGGATAGAAAATATGTTAATTCATTTCTCTTGAATTTCCTCCTAGTTTCATGGGGGGGGGGACCACATTTTCTTAGCATTGACATCTCCCTCAAAACTTCCATATACATTTTGTCAGGACCCaagtgaattattattttttccctaATGTAAATTTACTTCTAAATATTAATGCCAAGAAGCAAGGAAATATCAACAAAAGATGAATAAGGTAATATACTACATACTGAATAACAGTGGATGTAACTTCTATGTGAACTTCAATactcaataaaatttaaaacaaagaatGGAAACTATTGCTATTTTTCTTGGTTATCTCATTCTCAAATATTCATGTTTATATTTAAAGTTTTAATTCTTTATGTAAAATGTAGAATTAAAATCTCCCTAAAATCTGGAATCAAACCTTGCCTGTTTAATTTGTTAAACTGAAATCAGTACTTGCTTCAGtggttaatatatatataatacatattaaaTACATGCATTTTAATCAGTCAATGGTGTCCATTTGTTTGATTCAAATATTCATAACTTTTGGCAAATTTCAATATGTTCCTttgcattttgaaaaatattcccCAAACCTTCAAATTATTCATTATTTGTCTTCCACTAGTATAAGTAGATTAAAAATTAATTGTTATATCAGTAGTTATTTTCttcaaagaaaatataatttacatatgctgattttatttcacttaaaaagagtaaattttttaaagaaagtggaACAATACTATGCTGTTATATTCCTTGCCTCATAACTCACTGCCAAATATGTATTGCCTTACTTGAAGTTATTATTATATCCAATTTgataataagaaaacaaaccaCTGAAATAGGAATTATATTCTT
This region of Callospermophilus lateralis isolate mCalLat2 chromosome 3, mCalLat2.hap1, whole genome shotgun sequence genomic DNA includes:
- the LOC143393918 gene encoding olfactory receptor 4K14-like: MDGGNQSTVSEFVFLGLVHSWSIQVLLFMVFLMLYLIIVSGNIVILTLILTDPHLHSPMYFFLAILSFVDMWLSSVTTPKMIADFLRENKTISFAGCMCQILFVHLIAGSEMVLLVVMAYDRYVAICKPLHYSTIMSLQRCIGLVLTSWTVGFVHAMSQMAVIVQLPFCGPREIDSFFCDIPLVIKLACMDSYNLEIVMNADSGIVAVTCFILLLISYTYILLTVRQSSKTGASKALSTCSAHVTVVMIFFVPCIFIYVWPLNITWLDKFLAVFYSVFTPLLNPAIYTLRNKEMKSAMKRFRNYYMNFKGNT